One segment of Podarcis muralis chromosome 17, rPodMur119.hap1.1, whole genome shotgun sequence DNA contains the following:
- the KDM5C gene encoding lysine-specific demethylase 5C isoform X4 gives MESREEPGEQTEAGDQGQGDWAPREEKGERGVRGSRAERGPSGESWEHGDCGERGPRSEKSERAAKGERGAPRGDKAEQGDGGPRGDRALRAPKEADRGLWGAEQGEWVERGPAWAGEADPPLPPEDFLPPPECPVFEPSWAEFSDPLGYIAKIRPIAEKSGICKIRPPADWQPPFAVEVDNFRFTPRIQRLNELEAQTRVKLNYLDQIAKFWEIQGSALKIPNVERRILDLYSLSKIVMEEGGYEAICKDRRWARVAQRLSYPSGKNIGSLLRSHYERIIYPYEMYQSGANLVCNTHPFDNEEKDKEYKPHSIPLRQSVQPSKFNSYGRRAKRLQQEESESCLEPPSAPALLPERAPQAWPEPTEEDIEKNPELKKLQIYGAGPKMLGLGLVAKDKNMRKKDKEMPECPPTVIVKEEAPVPETKLEPTSPRRYANMKEELRHSPEPCTKMTMRLRRNHNTQFIESFVCRICARGDEDDKLLLCDGCDDNYHIFCLLPPLPEIPKGVWRCPKCVMAECKRPPEAFGFEQATREYTLQSFGEMADSFKADYFNMPVHMVPTELVEKEFWRLVNSIEEDVTVEYGADIHSKEFGSGFPINDGKRQLSPEEAEYAASGWNLNVMPVLKQSVLCHINADISGMKVPWLYVGMVFSAFCWHIEDHWSYSINYLHWGEPKTWYGVPSFAAEHLEDVMKKLTPELFESQPDLLHQLVTLMNPNTLMAHGVPVVRTNQCAGEFVITFPRAYHSGFNQGYNFAEAVNFCTADWLPAGRQCIEHYRRLRRYCVFSHEELICKMAACPEKLDLNLAAAVHKEMFILVQEERKLRKALLDKGITEAEREAFELLPDDERQCDKCKTTCFLSALACYDCPDCLVCLYHINDLCKCPSSKQYLRYRYTLDELPAMLHKLKVRAECFDMWANKVRIALEVEDGRKRTLEELRALESEARERKFPENELLHRLKSCLSEAEKCVSEALGLISSQETGEPSVHMTVEELRVFLEQMSNLPCVMHQIKEVQGVLEKVEAFQAEVQEALQDLPGNSPELHRLLAQGTCLGVEVPEMELLERQVQQAVWLEEVKQTLRSPQDKVTLSVMRALITSGCGVAPSLAVDKAMAELQELLTIAQRWEEKAQMCLEARQKHPPATLEAIIKEAENIPVHLPNILSLKEALSKAQAWIADVEEIQNGDHYPCLDDLEGLVAVGRDLPVRLEELRHLEVQVATAHSWREKASKTFLKKNSCYTLLEVLCPCADADSDSVKRTKWQREKEPGLYKSDTESLGLSAQDLRDPGSVQILAFKEGEQKEKAGILRLRQSNAQKPVPSTHSPPGGQYCVCSQPPSPAMLQCELCQDWFHTTCVAWPRLGNPRPSPAWWEWEAKFLCPLCQRSRRPRLETILALLVALQKLPVRLPEGEALQCLTERAITWQDRARQLLASSDVAAALERLAGLRQRLVGDSAKEAGALKESSCNEQTKVSLENGDSTAPEKNGSCASDLETLCSYLPRLQGPVLEVTDAIRLPLEELLMEGDLLEVTLDESQSIWRLLQAASAPQLDKFHQLLDLEQAERRGTRGRGRDSERRRKRKTERGDYPPLPKEELEPKKIRGADPALPQGGAPPAAGTDCSHNGVGQL, from the exons ATGGAGTCCCGGGAGGAGCCGGGGGAGCAGACCGAGGCGGGAGACCAAGGCCAGGGAGACTGGGCGCCTCGCGAGGAGAAAGGGGAGCGAGGGGTGCGGGGTTCGCGGGCGGAGAGAGGCCCTTCCGGCGAGAGTTGGGAGCACGGGGATTGTGGGGAGCGTGGTCCCAGGTCAGAGAAGTCCGAGCGGGCTGCCAAGGGGGAGCGAGGGGCTCCCAGGGGCGACAAGGCTGAGCAAGGGGATGGGGGTCCCCGGGGAGATCGAGCTCTTCGGGCTCCCAAAGAGGCGGACCGGGGGCTGTGGGGGGCAGAGCAAGGCGAGTGGGTGGAGCGTGGCCCGGCCTGGGCAGGGGAAGCCGATCCCCCGTTGCCCCCGGAGGATTTCTTGCCGCCGCCCGAGTGTCCCGTCTTTGAGCCCAGTTGGGCTGAATTCAGCGACCCACTAGGTTACATTGCGAAAATCCGGCCCATCGCAGAGAAGAGCGGCATCTGCAAGATCCGCCCTCCTGCC GACTGGCAGCCTCCCTTTGCTGTGGAAGTGGATAACTTCCGGTTTACCCCACGAATACAGAGGCTCAATGAACTAGAG GCACAGACCAGAGTGAAGCTGAACTATTTAGACCAGATTGCAAAGTTTTGGGAAATCCAAGGTTCTGCACTGAAAATCCCCAATGTAGAGAGGCGAATCCTTGACTTGTACAGCCTCAGCAAA ATTGTGATGGAGGAAGGTGGATATGAAGCCATCTGCAAGGATCGGCGGTGGGCACGAGTGGCTCAACGCCTTTCCTATCCATCGGGGAAGAACATTGGATCCCTTCTTCGCTCCCACTATGAGCGCATAATCTATCCTTATGAAATGTACCAGTCCGGTGCCAACCTGGTG TGCAATACCCATCCATTTGACAACGAAGAGAAAGACAAGGAGTATAAGCCACACAGCATCCCATTGCGCCAATCGGTTCAGCCATCCAAGTTCAACAGCTATGGGCGCCGGGCCAAGCGTCTGCAGCAGGAG GAATCCGAATCGTGCCTTGAGCCTCCCAGCGCCCCAGCTCTGTTACCTGAGCGAGCGCCTCAAGCATGG CCAGAGCCAACAGAGGAAGACATTGAGAAGAATCCAGAACTGAAGAAACTGCAGATTTATGGTGCTGGGCCTAAAATGCTCGGTTTGGGGCTTGTGGCCAAGGACAAGAATATGCGCAAGAAAG ACAAGGAGATGCCTGAGTGCCCTCCAACAGTGATTGTGAAAGAGGAGGCCCCTGTTCCAGAGACTAAGCTGGAGCCCACATCACCCCGACGCTATGCAAACATGAAGGAGGAGCTGAGGCACAGTCCAGAACCTTGCACCAAGATGACAATGCGCCTGCGTCGCAACCACAACACTCAGTTT ATTGAGTCTTTTGTTTGTCGTATCTGTGCACGGGGAGATGAGGATGACAAGCTCTTGTTATGTGATGGCTGTGATGACAACTACCACATCTTCTGCCTATTGCCCCCCTTACCTGAAATTCCAAAAGGCGTCTGGAGGTGTCCTAAATGTGTCATGGCG GAATGCAAGCGCCCCCCAGAGGCTTTTGGGTTTGAGCAGGCCACTCGAGAGTACACACTACAGAGCTTTGGCGAGATGGCAGATTCTTTCAAGGCAGACTATTTCAATATGCCTGTACAT ATGGTGCCAACAGAGCTGGTGGAAAAGGAGTTTTGGCGCTTAGTAAACAGCATTGAAGAAGATGTAACAGTGGAGTATGGGGCTGATATCCACTCCAAGGAATTTGGAAGTGGCTTCCCCATCAATGATGGCAAAAGGCAGCTCTCTCCAGAGGAAGCG GAGTATGCAGCTAGCGGTTGGAACCTCAATGTGATGCCAGTGCTGAAGCAATCAGTGCTATGCCACATAAATGCTGATATTTCGGGCATGAAGGTTCCATGGCTCTACGTGGGCATGGTGTTCTCTGCTTTCTGCTGGCACATCGAGGATCATTGGAGTTACTCTATTAACTACCTCCACTG GGGTGAGCCCAAAACCTGGTATGGGGTCCCATCATTTGCTGCTGAACACCTGGAAGATGTAATGAAGAAGCTGACCCCAGAACTGTTTGAGAGTCAGCCAGACTTGTTGCACCAGTTGGTGACGCTCATGAACCCCAACACACTCATGGCTCATGGGGTCCCA GTTGTCCGAACCAACCAGTGTGCTGGAGAGTTTGTCATTACCTTCCCTAGAGCCTACCACAGTGGTTTCAACCAGGGCTATAACTTTGCTGAAGCAGTAAACTTCTGTACTGCTGACTGG ttGCCAGCTGGTCGCCAGTGCATTGAGCACTACCGCCGCCTCCGTCGATATTGTGTGTTCTCACATGAGGAGCTTATCTGTAAGATGGCTGCTTGCCCTGAGAAGCTGGACCTGAACTTGGCAGCTGCTGTGCACAAAGAGATGTTTATTCTGGTGCAAGAGGAACGCAAATTGCGCAAGGCTCTTCTTGACAAG GGTATCACGGAGGCAGAGCGGGAGGCCTTTGAGCTGCTCCCAGATGATGAGCGCCAGTGTGACAAGTGCAAGACAACATGCTTCTTGTCAGCACTAGCTTGCTATGATTGTCCAGATTGTCTTGTCTGCCTCTACCACATCAATGACCTCTGCAAGTGCCCCAGCAGCAAGCAGTACCTCAG GTATCGGTACACTCTGGATGAGCTCCCAGCCATGTTACACAAGCTGAAGGTTCGAGCTGAGTGCTTTGACATGTGGGCCAACAAGGTTCGAATTGCTTTGGAAGTTGAAGATGGACGCAAAAGAA CCTTGGAGGAATTGCGTGCCCTAGAGTCCGAGGCGCGTGAGAGGAAGTTCCCTGAGAATGAGCTCCTTCATCGACTCAAAAGCTGCTTGAGTGAAGCAGAGAAGTGTGTCTCAGAGGCCCTGGGTCTGATAAGCAGCCAAGAAACTGG GGAACCATCAGTCCATATGACAGTGGAAGAATTGCGTGTTTTCCTAGAGCAAATGAGCAACTTGCCTTGTGTCATGCACCAAATCAAAGAAGTCCAG GGTGTGTTGGAGAAGGTGGAAGCTTTCCAAGCTGAGGTTCAGGAAGCTCTACAGGATCTCCCAGGCAACTCCCCAGAGCTGCACAGACTGCTGGCTCAGGGAACATGCCTAGGGGTGGAGGTGCCAGAGATGGAACTACTGGAGAGACAGGTGCAACaggctgtctggctggaggaggtCAAGCAGACGCTGCGTTCACCCCAAGATAAAGTCACTCTATCTGTTATGAGAGCACTCATCACCTCTGGTTGTGGGGTTGCACCTAGCCTTGCTGTGGACAAAGCCATGGCTGAACTACAGGAGTTACTCACTATTGCCCAGCGTTGGGAGGAAAAAGCCCAGATGTGCCTGGAGGCCAG GCAGAAGCACCCACCAGCTACACTAGAGGCCATCATCAAAGAGGCAGAGAACATCCCAGTGCACCTGCCCAATATCCTGTCACTCAAGGAGGCTCTTTCTAAGGCACAGGCTTGGATTGCTGATGTTGAGGAGATCCAG AATGGGGATCATTATCCTTGCCTGGATGACCTGGAGGGGCTTGTAGCTGTGGGTAGGGATTTGCCGGTGCGTCTGGAGGAACTGCGTCACTTAGAAGTGCAAGTGGCTACTGCACATTCCTGGCGGGAAAAGGCTTCCAAAACCTTCCTCAAAAAGAATTCCTGTTACACGTTACTTGAG GTGCTGTGCCCATGTGCTGATGCCGACTCGGACAGTGTCAAACGCACCAAGTGGCAGCGGGAGAAGGAACCAGGCCTATACAAATCTGATACAGAAAGCCTGGGCCTCTCAGCACAAGACCTCAGGGACCCTGGCTCCGTT CAGATCTTGGCCTTCAAAGAAGGTGAGCAGAAGGAGAAAGCGGGGATCCTACGCCTACGTCAGTCAAATGCCCAGAAGCCTGTGCCATCAACGCACAGTCCTCCCGGGGGCCAGTACTGTGTATGTTCCCAGCCTCCAAGCCCTGCTATGCTGCAGTGTGAACTGTGTCAGGACTGGTTCCACACCACCTGTGTGGCTTGGCCCCGCCTTGGCAACCCCCGCCCCTCTCCTGCATGGTGGGAATGGGAAGCAAAATTCCTCTGCCCACTCTGCCAGCGCTCGCGCCGGCCCCGCCTGGAGACGATCCTGGCTCTGCTTGTAGCCCTACAAAAGCTTCCTGTGCGACTGCCCGAGGGAGAAGCTCTACAGTGCTTGACAGAGCGAGCCATTACATGGCAGGACCGTGCCCGCCAGCTCCTAGCCTCCTCAGATGTAGCAGCTGCCTTGGAGCGTCTGGCGGGGCTGCGGCAACGACTGGTTGGAGATTCGGCCAAGGAGGCAGGTGCTCTCAAAGAGAGCAGCTGTAATGAACAGACCAAG GTTTCCTTGGAGAACGGAGACTCCACAGCTCCAGAAAAGAATGGCTCCTGTGCCTCAG ACCTGGAGACACTCTGCTCTTACCTGCCACGGCTGCAGGGCCCTGTACTGGAGGTGACAGATGCCATTCGCCTACCCCTGGAGGAGCTGCTAATGGAGGGAGATCTTCTGGAGGTGACGCTAGATGAGAGCCAGAGCATTTGGCGCCTGCTGCAGGCTGCTTCTGCTCCCCAGCTCGACAAATTCCACCAACTGCTAGAT CTGGAGCAAGCAGAGCGGCGTGGCACCCGTGGGAGAGGCCGAGACTCTGAGCGAAGGCGGAAGCGGAAGACAGAGCGTGGCGACTACCCACCCTTGCCCAAGGAGGAATTAGAGCCAAAGAAGATCCGGGGGGCAGACCCAGCGCTGCCTCAGGGTGGGGCTCCCCCTGCAGCAGGCACAGATTGCAGCCACAATGGAGTTGGG CAGTTGTGA